One stretch of Zingiber officinale cultivar Zhangliang chromosome 6B, Zo_v1.1, whole genome shotgun sequence DNA includes these proteins:
- the LOC121991199 gene encoding two-component response regulator ARR10-like: MEEASSSRHSIRCMVVDDDTSCLKIIATMLTSLNFLVQPFKSTAEALSSLREQDHRIDLFLIEVHAGEASSAGSTTLASFDLVDLIVNQTDIPVITMCANDDDKIICESLRHGARFHFTKPVTKAVAEVMRQKAMQGQTEHGIARSNRADLEGIHITNEEEYCDSINVEDGKGKLGLEFYGVVAPRRTVRCTGNSDVETGEGSEKPQRRRSGRLTWDSDLRQRFSSAVELLGQHAVPRKILELMNVDGITIKQIASHLQKHRKTHQGRLSQPVKLRKRKLEKKSSVFSQKPTLKPLLPKYPPSMLCALPTPVHIHGGMQRPDQQMLIGNDVESSGFDVRRDELQSRGTGEVASKGSSSSAAVHENSEGLDIGNFDLDEDLIAEIAEEIEMYLGIPPP; this comes from the exons ATGGAAGAAGCATCTTCTTCGAGACATTCAATAAGATGCATGGTTGTTGATGACGACACAAGTTGCCTCAAGATCATTGCCACCATGCTCACCTCTTTAAATTTTTTAG TTCAACCATTCAAGAGCACAGCCGAAGCTTTGTCCTCCCTCCGCGAACAAGACCACCGAATCGATCTGTTTTTGATCGAGGTCCACGCCGGCGAGGCCAGCTCCGCCGGCTCCACCACGTTGGCTTCCTTCGACCTCGTCGACCTCATCGTCAACCAAACCGACATTCCTGTCATCA cgATGTGCGCCAACGACGACGACAAGATCATCTGCGAGTCGCTGCGGCACGGAGCGCGGTTCCACTTCACTAAGCCGGTAACGAAGGCGGTGGCCGAGGTCATGCGGCAGAAGGCGATGCAGGGGCAAACAGAACACGGGATTGCTAGAAGCAACCGAGCAGATTTGGAGGGTATTCATATAACTAATGAAGAAGAATATTGTGACTCCATTAACGTTGAGGACGGAAAAGGGAAGCTTGGTTTGGAATTCTACGGCGTGGTCGCTCCGAGAAGAACGGTCCGATGCACCGGGAATTCCGATGTCGAAACAGGGGAAGGCAGTGAGAAACCGCAGCGGAGGAGATCAGGGCGGTTGACTTGGGATTCAGATCTCCGTCAGAGGTTTTCATCAGCAGTGGAGCTTTTAGGGCAAC ATGCTGTTCCAAGGAAGATACTCGAGCTTATGAATGTTGACGGGATCACGATCAAGCAAATTGCTAGCCACCTTCAG AAACATCGAAAAACACATCAAGGACGGCTGAGTCAACCTGTAAAGTTGCGGAAAAGGAAACTCGAAAAGAAGTCTTCTGTGTTCTCTCAGAAGCCGACGCTGAAGCCTCTGCTTCCCAAGTATCCTCCATCGATGCTCTGCGCTCTACCTACACCCGTCCACATCCATGGCGGAATGCAGCGTCCAGACCAGCAGATGTTGATCGGTAACGACGTCGAATCGTCGGGCTTCGACGTGAGAAGAGACGAGCTGCAGAGCAGGGGAACTGGGGAAGTTGCGTCGAAGGGCTCATCGTCGAGCGCTGCGGTGCATGAGAATTCTGAAGGCTTAGACATTGGAAACTTCGATTTGGATGAAGACCTCATTGCGGAGATCGCTGAAGAAATTGAGATGTATTTAGGCATACCGCCACCATGA
- the LOC121990388 gene encoding uncharacterized protein LOC121990388 — translation MANGLLDAISALWSSWSRHVSRAARKLSWRSSGVPPSYHGGRRKKRDEGVQESCSIAVDSADEDDGVWRRTILMGEKCQPLDFSGVIYYDVDGRRLSEVPTPRSPMRSPLPSFATRSPVTAAY, via the coding sequence ATGGCGAACGGCCTGCTCGACGCGATCAGCGCCTTATGGTCCTCCTGGTCTCGCCACGTGTCGCGCGCCGCCAGGAAGCTCTCCTGGCGGAGCTCCGGCGTGCCCCCCTCCTACCACGGTGGCCGCCGCAAGAAGAGGGACGAGGGAGTACAGGAGAGCTGCTCCATCGCGGTCGACAGTGCCGACGAGGACGACGGCGTGTGGCGGCGCACGATTCTGATGGGAGAGAAGTGCCAGCCGCTGGACTTCTCCGGCGTCATCTACTACGACGTCGACGGCCGGAGGCTGTCGGAGGTGCCCACGCCGCGCTCGCCGATGCGGAGCCCGCTGCCGTCCTTCGCTACGAGGAGTCCGGTTACCGCGGCCTATTAA